A stretch of the Bradyrhizobium arachidis genome encodes the following:
- a CDS encoding nuclear transport factor 2 family protein, with amino-acid sequence MTIPQGKIAELLDREAIRDCIYRYCRGVDRADEAVLRSAYWPDATDQHGPYSGPVEGFFEWAKGIFESGARNVHTVGNILIEFTGPEEAVVETYFVALQRGPARDGSVRQYLIAGRYCDVFQKRDGEWRVARRIVAYDWVDEQVAAAESETIRFGPRLPLGARYPDDPIYELLRRN; translated from the coding sequence ATGACCATACCTCAAGGGAAGATCGCCGAGTTGCTCGACAGGGAAGCGATCCGCGACTGCATCTATCGCTATTGCCGTGGGGTCGATCGGGCCGACGAAGCCGTGCTCCGCAGTGCCTACTGGCCTGACGCTACCGACCAGCACGGGCCGTATTCGGGGCCAGTGGAAGGCTTTTTCGAATGGGCAAAGGGGATCTTTGAGAGCGGCGCGCGCAACGTTCATACGGTCGGCAATATCCTGATCGAATTCACCGGGCCCGAGGAAGCTGTCGTCGAAACCTATTTCGTCGCGTTGCAGCGCGGGCCGGCGAGGGACGGCAGTGTTCGGCAGTACCTGATCGCGGGCCGCTATTGCGACGTCTTTCAGAAGCGCGACGGCGAATGGCGCGTTGCGCGTCGCATCGTCGCCTACGACTGGGTGGACGAGCAGGTCGCTGCGGCCGAGTCAGAGACGATCCGCTTCGGCCCGCGGCTGCCGTTGGGCGCGCGATATCCCGATGATCCCATCTACGAACTTCTTCGCCGGAACTAG
- a CDS encoding NAD(P)/FAD-dependent oxidoreductase, whose product MNNADAKGSRLDVVIVGAGFGGLYAVYKFRELGLKIAAFEAGADVGGVWYWNRYPGARVDLPSIDYSYSFSSEIEQEWTWSEEFASQPELLAYFNFVADRLDLRKHYQFNTRIVSAVWDEARKLWKVTTDRGETVEATYCVMATGPLSVPRDPDIPGIERYTGELLRAGRWPHHPVSFKDKRVGVIGTGSTGIQIVQEVGRQAGELFVFQRTPSFTMPMRNQKLDPDYVAEVKRNYTGIREAARNSPNGGVRPWTTRAFFSVTPSRRRELLEDAWKSGGLAMLGTFTDLLSNEEANEHVAEFVRDKINGVVADPVTADRLKPRGYPIFARRPCLDTGYYETFNQPKVHLIDCVTDPIVEITAQGVRTQSCETALDMLIFATGYDGLTGALTAFDVAGRNGRTVNEKWKAGARSYLGLMMEGFPNLFMTTGPNGPAALANIVRISENDVDWIARAITHMADHGLDSIEPTRKAEDDWMELVFQLAQRSLLSKAKTWYVGTNVKDKAQGLTLFTGGFPKYREYCAAAIQAGYRDFVFERGRTTVAA is encoded by the coding sequence ATGAACAACGCTGATGCGAAGGGATCACGGCTGGACGTCGTCATCGTCGGCGCCGGCTTCGGCGGCCTCTATGCCGTCTACAAGTTTCGCGAATTGGGCCTCAAGATCGCGGCCTTCGAGGCCGGGGCCGATGTCGGCGGTGTCTGGTACTGGAATCGTTATCCCGGCGCGCGCGTCGACCTGCCGAGCATCGACTACAGCTATTCCTTTTCATCCGAGATCGAGCAGGAATGGACCTGGTCGGAAGAGTTCGCCTCGCAGCCGGAGCTCCTGGCTTACTTCAACTTCGTCGCCGACCGCCTCGACCTGCGCAAGCACTACCAGTTCAACACGCGCATCGTGAGCGCCGTCTGGGATGAGGCGCGGAAGCTCTGGAAGGTTACGACGGATCGCGGCGAGACGGTCGAGGCGACATATTGCGTGATGGCGACCGGCCCGCTCTCGGTGCCAAGGGATCCGGACATCCCCGGCATCGAGCGCTACACGGGCGAACTGCTGCGGGCAGGCCGATGGCCGCATCATCCCGTCAGCTTCAAGGACAAGCGCGTCGGGGTGATCGGTACCGGATCGACCGGCATCCAGATCGTGCAGGAGGTAGGCCGGCAGGCCGGCGAGCTCTTCGTGTTCCAGCGCACGCCGAGCTTCACGATGCCGATGCGCAACCAGAAGCTCGATCCCGACTACGTCGCGGAGGTCAAGCGCAACTACACCGGCATTCGGGAGGCGGCGCGCAACAGCCCGAATGGCGGCGTGCGGCCATGGACAACGCGCGCCTTCTTCAGCGTGACGCCGTCACGCCGCCGCGAATTGCTGGAAGATGCCTGGAAGTCCGGTGGGCTGGCGATGCTCGGCACCTTCACCGATCTCTTGAGCAACGAGGAGGCCAACGAGCACGTGGCCGAGTTCGTGCGCGACAAGATCAACGGCGTCGTCGCCGACCCCGTCACGGCGGACAGGCTGAAGCCGCGCGGCTACCCGATCTTTGCCCGACGTCCATGCCTGGACACCGGCTATTATGAGACGTTCAACCAGCCGAAGGTCCATCTGATCGATTGCGTCACTGATCCGATCGTCGAGATCACGGCGCAGGGCGTGCGCACGCAGAGCTGCGAGACCGCGCTCGACATGCTGATCTTCGCGACGGGCTATGACGGACTGACGGGAGCGTTGACGGCCTTCGACGTCGCCGGCCGCAACGGCCGCACGGTCAATGAGAAATGGAAGGCGGGAGCAAGGTCGTATCTCGGCCTCATGATGGAAGGGTTTCCGAACCTCTTCATGACCACCGGGCCCAACGGCCCCGCCGCGCTCGCCAACATCGTCAGGATCAGCGAAAACGATGTCGACTGGATCGCGCGCGCGATCACCCACATGGCCGACCATGGCCTCGACAGCATCGAGCCGACCAGGAAGGCGGAAGACGATTGGATGGAGCTCGTGTTCCAGCTCGCCCAGCGCTCGCTGTTGTCCAAGGCGAAGACCTGGTACGTCGGCACCAACGTCAAGGACAAGGCGCAGGGATTGACGCTCTTCACCGGCGGTTTTCCGAAATACCGGGAGTACTGTGCCGCCGCGATCCAGGCCGGGTACCGCGACTTCGTGTTCGAGCGCGGGCGAACGACGGTCGCAGCCTGA
- a CDS encoding sugar kinase — MPAANDRKVVLVTRKTRLEELIARYLTASQARFYVEHLGADFSDYQREHDVYLAERSLAVAALERWGRYQIIERSFLPNFIFGPSDIVVALGQDGVVANTMKYLEGQPLIGLNPDAARYDGVLLPFVPRDLGSLLEDVAAEKRDFKTVTMAKAALTNGQVLYAVNDLFIGARTHTSASYEIAAAGQTERQSSSGLIVSTGLGSTAWFKSIVTGSLAIAGAFGGPPVSGYDALPWDATELRFAVREPFPSRYSQTNLVCGRLTAEEALRVRSLMPENGVIFSDGIEADRLEFNAGVEVAIGVAERRGRLVI, encoded by the coding sequence ATGCCCGCCGCCAATGACCGCAAGGTCGTGCTGGTCACACGCAAGACGCGGCTCGAAGAGCTGATCGCAAGATATCTGACGGCGTCGCAGGCCCGTTTCTATGTCGAGCATCTCGGCGCTGACTTCTCTGATTATCAGCGCGAGCACGATGTTTACCTCGCCGAGCGCAGCCTTGCCGTCGCCGCGCTCGAGCGCTGGGGCCGTTACCAGATCATCGAGCGGAGTTTTCTGCCGAACTTCATCTTCGGCCCCTCCGACATCGTGGTCGCGCTCGGACAGGACGGTGTGGTCGCCAACACCATGAAATATCTCGAGGGCCAGCCGCTGATCGGGCTCAACCCGGACGCCGCGCGTTACGACGGCGTCCTCCTGCCCTTCGTCCCACGCGATCTTGGCTCGCTGCTTGAAGACGTCGCCGCAGAGAAGCGTGACTTCAAAACCGTGACCATGGCCAAGGCTGCGCTGACCAACGGTCAGGTGCTCTACGCCGTCAACGACCTCTTCATCGGCGCGCGTACCCACACCTCGGCTTCTTACGAGATCGCCGCCGCCGGGCAGACCGAGCGGCAATCGTCGAGCGGGCTGATCGTCTCGACCGGCCTCGGCTCGACCGCCTGGTTCAAGAGCATCGTCACCGGCTCGCTCGCCATCGCGGGCGCGTTTGGCGGCCCGCCGGTCTCGGGTTACGACGCCCTGCCCTGGGATGCGACAGAGCTCCGCTTCGCCGTCCGCGAGCCCTTCCCCAGCCGCTACTCGCAAACGAACCTCGTCTGCGGCCGCCTCACCGCCGAGGAAGCTTTACGCGTGCGCTCGCTGATGCCCGAGAACGGGGTCATCTTTAGCGACGGCATCGAGGCCGATCGGTTGGAGTTTAACGCCGGCGTGGAGGTGGCAATTGGCGTTGCCGAGCGTCGGGGCCGGCTGGTGATCTAA
- a CDS encoding SPFH domain-containing protein, which translates to MFGFRFIKAQPTTYLLKYRAGAIVAEGAGLSALYYAPVTTLVAVPIGSRDASFIFQQIARDFQTLTVQGHVTYRVSEPKKAASMLDFTLKSDGKTYESDDPEKLPQRILGTVEVLAQAAIKELTLKDALQASDRIAGIIASGLRGRADIASLGLEILGVSIRGIKPTPDTAKALEAEAREAILKNADEAIFARRNFAVEQERAIRESELDTEIAVEQKKRSIRETQMDAEASVAVKRNELRQAGMVADIALEGKRKDFVGLNAENTRTLADAEAYRVGALMKIFEGVDTRVIQALAAAGMQPGQLIAQAFSGIAEKAEKIGQLNVSPDLLSQLMEKPKIAETANARRQ; encoded by the coding sequence ATGTTCGGCTTCCGCTTCATCAAGGCGCAGCCCACCACCTATCTCTTGAAATACCGCGCCGGCGCGATCGTGGCCGAAGGCGCCGGCCTCTCCGCGCTCTACTACGCGCCGGTCACGACGCTGGTGGCCGTGCCGATCGGCAGCCGCGACGCCTCCTTCATCTTCCAGCAGATAGCGCGGGACTTTCAGACCCTCACCGTGCAGGGCCACGTCACCTACCGCGTCAGCGAGCCGAAGAAGGCCGCGTCGATGCTGGACTTCACGCTGAAATCCGACGGCAAGACTTATGAGAGCGACGATCCGGAAAAGCTGCCGCAGCGCATCCTCGGCACGGTGGAGGTGCTCGCGCAGGCCGCGATCAAGGAATTGACGCTGAAGGACGCGCTGCAGGCCTCCGACCGCATCGCCGGGATCATCGCGAGCGGCCTGCGGGGGCGCGCCGACATCGCCTCCCTGGGCCTGGAAATCCTCGGCGTCTCCATCCGCGGCATCAAGCCGACGCCCGATACCGCGAAGGCGCTGGAAGCGGAAGCGCGTGAGGCGATCCTGAAGAACGCCGACGAAGCGATCTTCGCCCGTCGCAATTTTGCGGTCGAGCAGGAGCGCGCCATCCGCGAGAGCGAGCTCGACACCGAGATCGCGGTCGAGCAGAAGAAGCGCTCGATCCGCGAGACCCAGATGGACGCCGAAGCCAGCGTCGCCGTCAAGCGCAACGAGCTGCGCCAGGCCGGCATGGTCGCCGACATCGCCCTGGAAGGAAAGCGCAAGGACTTTGTCGGCCTCAACGCCGAGAACACCCGGACGCTGGCGGACGCCGAGGCCTACCGTGTCGGCGCGCTGATGAAGATTTTTGAGGGCGTCGACACCCGCGTCATCCAGGCGCTGGCGGCCGCCGGCATGCAGCCGGGCCAGCTCATCGCGCAGGCCTTCAGCGGCATCGCGGAGAAGGCCGAGAAGATCGGCCAGCTTAACGTCTCCCCGGACCTGCTCAGCCAGCTCATGGAGAAGCCGAAGATTGCGGAGACTGCCAATGCCCGCCGCCAATGA
- a CDS encoding NrtR DNA-binding winged helix domain-containing protein: MQDNEKAGKFDFPRPLTTVDVVIFTIRGEALQVLLVQRPAAEGEPFPQTWALPGGFVDVAKDRDLEACAGRKLKDKTGVTSPYLEQLGSWGNAVRDPRGWSATHAYFALMADVPGAASLATDAQWFPIVGGKIRQKLAFDHGEILSAAIQRLRSKVEYTSLPAYLMPAEFTLPDLQRVYEIVLDRSLEKSAFRTRILAADLIEPIAKMRRGPNRPAQLYRLKKGKEPVYFVRTFNPPE; encoded by the coding sequence ATGCAAGACAATGAAAAGGCGGGGAAATTCGACTTTCCCCGGCCGTTGACGACAGTCGATGTCGTCATCTTCACGATCCGTGGCGAGGCGCTGCAGGTTCTCCTGGTGCAGCGGCCGGCGGCTGAGGGCGAGCCGTTCCCGCAGACATGGGCGCTGCCGGGCGGCTTCGTCGATGTCGCAAAGGACCGCGATCTCGAAGCCTGCGCCGGGCGCAAGCTGAAGGACAAGACCGGGGTCACCAGTCCCTATCTCGAGCAGCTCGGAAGCTGGGGCAATGCTGTGCGCGACCCGCGCGGCTGGTCGGCAACCCACGCCTATTTCGCGCTGATGGCAGATGTCCCGGGTGCGGCCTCGCTCGCCACGGACGCGCAATGGTTTCCGATCGTCGGCGGCAAGATCAGGCAAAAGCTCGCCTTCGATCACGGCGAGATCCTGTCCGCCGCGATCCAGCGCCTGCGCAGCAAGGTCGAATACACCTCGCTGCCGGCCTATCTGATGCCGGCGGAGTTCACGCTGCCGGATCTGCAGCGCGTCTACGAGATCGTGCTCGATCGTTCCCTGGAGAAGAGCGCGTTCCGCACGCGGATCCTGGCGGCCGATCTGATCGAGCCGATCGCAAAGATGCGCCGCGGCCCCAACCGTCCGGCGCAGCTCTATCGCCTGAAGAAGGGCAAGGAGCCGGTGTATTTCGTGCGGACGTTCAATCCGCCGGAGTAA
- a CDS encoding MFS transporter has product MGRLKFDKKLFGVLAVLAITQLIGWGTIGLPAIVSREIAADLQMSLSAVFAGTSVLYVAMGLCAPWLAKAYTRHGARRVMMAGTIVAAPGFVLLSFAREPMLYFAAWAVLGIAGSATLSTGAYIMLNEVAGRQAKSAIGALMLVTGLSGSIFWPTTSFLNDLVGWRGTALVYAAVLILISLPLYAFAAPRRSRVVREEAAQGKAAGASRIPRSTFSLVVSALVLNAFVQFGLGAILIELLRAEGLSAGEAVAFGSMLGVIQISARGIDFLGRGRWDGITTGMVAGTALPVAMLILMASDGSRWAVAVFILLYGAGSGALAVARATIPLVFYDQAEFARAMSMIALPLNLASAISPPLLAGLLTHTGSRGVLALAVLCSCASLAILVLLGRRRPAVAPAAAV; this is encoded by the coding sequence ATCGGTCGCTTGAAATTCGATAAGAAACTGTTCGGCGTCCTCGCGGTTCTCGCCATCACCCAACTCATCGGTTGGGGCACGATAGGCCTTCCGGCCATCGTCAGCCGCGAGATTGCGGCCGACCTGCAGATGAGCCTGTCGGCGGTGTTCGCGGGCACCTCGGTCCTGTACGTGGCGATGGGTTTGTGCGCGCCCTGGCTCGCGAAGGCGTACACGCGACACGGCGCGCGGCGCGTCATGATGGCCGGCACGATCGTTGCCGCGCCGGGCTTCGTTCTCCTGTCCTTCGCCCGCGAGCCGATGCTCTATTTCGCCGCCTGGGCGGTCCTCGGCATTGCCGGCAGCGCCACGCTCTCGACCGGTGCCTACATCATGCTGAACGAGGTCGCCGGCCGTCAGGCCAAGAGCGCCATTGGCGCGCTCATGCTGGTGACCGGTCTCTCCGGCAGCATCTTCTGGCCGACCACCTCGTTTCTGAACGATCTCGTCGGCTGGCGCGGCACCGCTCTCGTCTATGCCGCTGTCCTGATCCTCATCAGTCTTCCCTTGTACGCATTCGCCGCTCCGCGTCGGAGCAGGGTGGTGCGTGAGGAGGCGGCGCAGGGGAAGGCCGCCGGAGCGTCTCGGATTCCCAGGAGCACCTTCAGCCTGGTGGTCTCCGCGCTCGTCCTCAATGCGTTCGTCCAGTTTGGCCTCGGTGCCATCCTCATCGAGCTCTTGAGGGCGGAAGGGCTCTCTGCAGGAGAGGCCGTCGCCTTCGGCTCGATGCTCGGCGTGATCCAGATCAGTGCTCGCGGCATCGACTTTCTTGGCCGCGGCCGGTGGGACGGCATCACCACGGGGATGGTTGCGGGCACCGCGCTTCCCGTCGCGATGCTGATCCTGATGGCAAGTGACGGCTCGCGCTGGGCGGTCGCGGTCTTCATCCTGCTCTACGGCGCGGGCAGCGGCGCGCTCGCTGTCGCCCGCGCGACGATCCCGCTGGTCTTCTACGACCAGGCCGAATTCGCCAGGGCGATGTCGATGATCGCCTTGCCGCTCAATCTGGCCTCCGCCATCTCGCCGCCGCTCCTTGCCGGCCTGCTCACCCATACCGGCAGCCGCGGCGTTCTGGCGCTCGCCGTGCTGTGCTCATGCGCGTCGCTGGCGATTTTGGTGCTGCTGGGGCGCAGGCGTCCGGCGGTTGCGCCGGCGGCGGCGGTGTGA
- a CDS encoding hydantoinase B/oxoprolinase family protein, translated as MTSPAVDPITRSVVQHRLSSIVTEMGEAMLRTSYSQILNSSRDFSLALCDVDARLIAQADHIPVHVGALPWATRAVEERFKEVVPGDVILMNDPYHGGSHLPDVTVFVPIFAGGKRLFWSIVRAHQSDIGGATHGAYNPDATEIWQEGIRIPPIKLYEAGRVRDDILDMLALNTRNAHDFRGDLAAMIGAAHLGERRMAKLFAEMGADVVEAAVEAVLDAAEQQARAVVATWKDGTFYGEAFLDDDGRDRKNIRISAKVTKRGSDIEVDLSDSDPQAQSFVNSSHANMHAAVVMAFAYLIDPDTPKNSGALRPLKVVAKQGTIVWADPGLPVTLCTSHPSNEIVEAVIKALAGSCPDRVMAGWGRRFRIAVKGENPRTGRGFIWHLFHARPGGGASPGGDGWSSIGEWHSVGGLKFGSIEVAEARFPLHFRRHEFLENSGGDGQYRGGLGVALDLVFETEKPALGNTAGEGTHHGSAGMLGGKDSKPHHYRLISQGKAPRELRTKETGIVIMPGDCLEVRSAGGGGFGPPEKRAPAARERDRLQGLVTDDVKGLSR; from the coding sequence ATGACTTCTCCAGCCGTCGATCCCATCACCCGCTCCGTGGTTCAGCACCGGCTGAGTTCGATCGTCACGGAAATGGGGGAGGCGATGCTGCGCACCTCCTATTCGCAGATCCTCAACTCCAGCCGCGATTTCTCGCTGGCGCTGTGCGACGTCGATGCGCGGCTGATCGCGCAGGCTGACCACATCCCGGTCCATGTCGGCGCGCTGCCCTGGGCGACGCGCGCGGTCGAAGAGCGTTTCAAGGAGGTCGTGCCCGGCGACGTCATCCTGATGAACGATCCCTATCACGGCGGCAGCCATCTGCCTGACGTGACCGTGTTCGTGCCGATCTTCGCCGGCGGCAAGCGGCTGTTCTGGAGCATCGTGCGTGCCCACCAGAGCGACATCGGCGGCGCCACCCATGGCGCCTACAATCCTGACGCGACCGAGATCTGGCAGGAGGGCATCCGCATCCCGCCGATCAAGCTCTATGAGGCCGGGCGCGTGCGCGACGACATCTTGGACATGCTGGCGCTCAACACGCGCAACGCACACGATTTTCGCGGCGACCTCGCTGCGATGATCGGGGCGGCGCATCTCGGCGAGCGGCGGATGGCAAAACTCTTTGCCGAGATGGGCGCTGACGTCGTCGAGGCCGCGGTCGAGGCGGTGCTGGATGCCGCCGAACAGCAGGCCCGCGCCGTCGTTGCGACCTGGAAGGACGGCACGTTTTACGGCGAAGCGTTCCTCGATGACGATGGCCGCGACCGCAAGAATATCCGCATCAGTGCCAAGGTGACCAAGCGCGGCAGCGACATCGAGGTCGATCTCTCTGACTCCGATCCGCAGGCCCAGAGTTTCGTCAACTCCTCTCACGCCAACATGCATGCGGCCGTGGTGATGGCCTTTGCCTATCTGATCGATCCCGACACACCCAAAAACTCGGGCGCGCTGCGGCCGCTGAAGGTTGTGGCAAAGCAGGGCACGATCGTTTGGGCCGATCCGGGCCTGCCGGTGACGCTCTGCACCAGCCATCCCTCCAACGAAATCGTCGAGGCCGTGATCAAGGCGCTCGCCGGCTCCTGCCCGGATCGCGTGATGGCCGGCTGGGGCCGCCGCTTCCGGATCGCGGTGAAGGGCGAGAACCCGCGCACCGGCCGCGGCTTCATCTGGCATCTCTTTCACGCCCGTCCCGGCGGCGGCGCTTCGCCCGGCGGCGACGGCTGGTCGTCGATCGGCGAGTGGCACTCGGTCGGCGGCCTGAAGTTCGGCAGCATCGAGGTGGCCGAGGCGCGCTTTCCGCTCCACTTCCGCCGCCACGAGTTTCTGGAAAACTCCGGCGGCGACGGCCAGTATCGCGGCGGCCTTGGCGTTGCGCTCGACCTTGTGTTCGAGACCGAGAAGCCGGCGCTCGGCAACACCGCGGGCGAGGGGACGCATCACGGCTCAGCCGGCATGCTCGGCGGCAAGGATTCGAAGCCGCACCATTATCGCCTGATCTCGCAAGGCAAGGCGCCGCGCGAACTGCGCACCAAGGAGACCGGCATCGTGATCATGCCGGGCGATTGCCTGGAGGTGCGCTCCGCCGGTGGCGGCGGTTTTGGACCGCCGGAGAAGCGCGCACCGGCCGCGCGCGAGCGCGATCGGCTTCAGGGCCTGGTGACTGATGACGTGAAGGGACTATCGCGTTGA
- a CDS encoding hydantoinase/oxoprolinase family protein, translating to MSKLIIGVDVGGTFTDLVAIDAAGTTTFAKSPSTPQDQSIGVMAGLDELARRLGLATADMLAQTQRLVHGTTVATNALLERKGARVALLTTEGHRDVLEMREGLKPNRYDLRSPPPEPLVPRELRFGVRERLKPNGEVTTPLDERSLSDAIAAIRSADVTSVAICFLHSYRNPAHEIAAAERIARELPDVSVSRSSDVLPQIKEYERVSTTVVNAYVGPIVRRYLTRLEERLREAGFKGSLFIILSHGGMAPVEEAARLAAATVLSGPAGGMAGCRRCGEMLSLPDLVAFDMGGTSTDISLITDGAMSLSADGGLAGQRIALRSLDIASIAAGGGSIASVDTGGIFRVGPESAGAMPGPASYGNGGQSATVTDANVILGYLDAKAFMGGRRPLDTLAAEAAVDRVAATLGIDRTQAATGIFRLVNLKMADGIRLMTLRRGVDPRRFALLSFGGAAGLHAAEVARELDIIRVVVPTTASVLSAWGMLTSDVRYEASRTHFETGARTTASEIRDIFAGLETRTVERLKSWFDGPIAIERSAEMRYGEQIFEIDVPLGDVDLNSEKLIAEIEDRFHIRHEELYTYSSRDQEVVFVNARVAAIGKVLAGEVREKQAGSAAPSGPRSKRQVFLGAWQDVAVYALDDLQPGQKLEGPAIIEAETTTVVINAGDNLTVNGLGWLDIRVARK from the coding sequence TTGAGCAAGCTGATTATCGGCGTCGACGTCGGCGGCACCTTTACCGATCTCGTTGCCATCGACGCGGCCGGCACCACGACTTTTGCAAAGTCGCCGTCCACCCCGCAGGACCAGTCGATCGGCGTGATGGCGGGGCTGGACGAGCTCGCGCGCCGGCTCGGTCTTGCCACCGCCGACATGCTGGCGCAGACCCAGCGTCTGGTGCACGGCACCACGGTTGCGACCAATGCGCTGCTGGAGCGAAAAGGCGCAAGAGTCGCGCTGCTCACCACCGAAGGCCATCGCGACGTGCTGGAGATGCGCGAGGGCCTCAAGCCCAACCGTTACGATCTGCGCTCGCCGCCGCCCGAGCCGCTGGTGCCGCGCGAGTTGCGTTTTGGCGTGCGCGAACGCTTGAAGCCGAATGGCGAGGTGACGACACCGCTCGATGAACGGTCACTAAGCGACGCGATCGCCGCGATCCGCAGCGCCGACGTCACGTCCGTGGCGATCTGCTTCCTGCACTCCTACCGCAATCCTGCGCATGAGATCGCCGCTGCGGAGCGGATCGCGCGCGAATTGCCCGACGTCAGCGTGTCGCGCTCGAGCGATGTGCTGCCGCAGATCAAGGAATATGAGCGCGTTTCGACCACGGTCGTGAACGCCTATGTCGGCCCGATCGTCCGCCGCTATCTGACCCGTCTCGAAGAGCGGCTGCGTGAGGCAGGATTCAAGGGATCGCTCTTCATCATCCTCTCCCATGGCGGCATGGCGCCGGTCGAGGAAGCCGCGCGGCTGGCGGCGGCGACGGTGCTGTCGGGCCCGGCGGGCGGCATGGCAGGTTGCCGGCGCTGCGGCGAGATGTTGTCGCTTCCAGATCTCGTCGCCTTCGACATGGGCGGTACCTCGACCGACATCTCCCTGATCACGGATGGTGCGATGTCGCTGTCCGCCGACGGTGGGCTTGCCGGCCAGCGCATCGCGCTGCGCTCGCTCGATATCGCCAGCATTGCCGCCGGCGGCGGCTCGATCGCCTCGGTCGATACCGGCGGCATTTTTCGTGTCGGCCCGGAAAGCGCGGGCGCGATGCCGGGGCCGGCGAGCTACGGCAATGGCGGGCAATCCGCGACCGTGACCGATGCCAACGTCATCCTTGGCTATCTCGACGCAAAAGCCTTCATGGGCGGCCGCCGTCCGCTCGACACGCTTGCTGCGGAAGCTGCGGTCGACCGCGTCGCGGCGACGCTCGGCATCGATCGCACGCAGGCGGCGACCGGCATCTTCCGCCTGGTCAATCTGAAGATGGCCGACGGCATTCGTCTGATGACCTTGCGCCGCGGCGTTGATCCCCGGCGCTTCGCGCTGCTGAGTTTTGGCGGCGCCGCGGGCCTGCATGCCGCCGAGGTCGCGCGCGAGCTCGACATCATCAGAGTTGTCGTGCCGACCACGGCCTCGGTGCTGTCGGCCTGGGGCATGCTGACGAGCGACGTGCGCTATGAAGCGAGCCGCACCCATTTCGAGACCGGCGCGCGCACCACGGCGTCAGAGATCCGCGACATCTTTGCCGGCCTCGAGACACGCACGGTGGAAAGGCTGAAGAGCTGGTTCGATGGCCCCATCGCCATCGAGCGCTCCGCCGAGATGCGCTATGGCGAGCAGATCTTTGAGATCGACGTTCCCCTGGGCGACGTCGATCTCAACTCGGAAAAACTGATCGCCGAGATCGAGGACCGCTTCCATATCAGGCACGAAGAACTCTACACCTATTCCTCGCGGGACCAGGAGGTCGTGTTCGTCAACGCCCGCGTCGCGGCGATCGGCAAGGTGTTGGCAGGTGAGGTGAGGGAGAAGCAGGCCGGCTCTGCGGCGCCGAGCGGGCCGCGTTCGAAGCGGCAGGTGTTTCTTGGCGCCTGGCAGGACGTCGCGGTCTACGCGCTCGACGACCTCCAGCCCGGGCAAAAGCTGGAAGGTCCCGCCATCATCGAGGCCGAGACCACCACTGTCGTGATCAACGCCGGCGACAATCTGACCGTGAATGGCCTCGGCTGGCTGGATATTCGCGTGGCGCGGAAATAG